One segment of Pseudobythopirellula maris DNA contains the following:
- a CDS encoding RND transporter — translation MNYKTNHFLAATLTTALLAMAGCGPSDTAEHDEHEHAETETVAHDHSGWWCVEHAIPEEVCTRCDLSLIAGYKADGDWCEEHNRPESLCFLCTPALAEPFAARYEAKFGKAPPEPTDP, via the coding sequence ATGAACTACAAGACCAACCATTTCCTAGCCGCGACGCTAACGACGGCGTTGCTAGCAATGGCCGGCTGCGGCCCTTCGGACACTGCGGAGCACGATGAGCACGAGCACGCGGAAACCGAGACCGTGGCGCACGACCACAGCGGTTGGTGGTGCGTTGAGCACGCGATTCCTGAAGAGGTCTGCACCCGCTGCGACCTGAGCCTGATCGCCGGGTACAAGGCGGACGGCGACTGGTGCGAAGAGCACAACCGCCCGGAATCGCTCTGCTTTCTCTGCACGCCTGCGCTGGCCGAGCCTTTTGCCGCCCGATACGAGGCGAAATTCGGCAAGGCGCCCCCCGAACCGACCGATCCCTAG
- a CDS encoding TolC family protein — protein MACAIAGCAGGPRVAEVSDPPATRYAPEERIARASYDEPVLLLTPAEASPVQPTALTGGPSPLSLADVESMALANNPTIARERARADALRGEWLQVGLKPNPRVGYSGQEIGSEGSAGQQGAFVSQRFITGGKLQKRRDVVAYEIRQANERLAAQQQRVLTDVRAAFYDALVAQARVGVASRLEDSARQAAGTVTRLLDAQQATRVAQLQAEVEAESVAVERITAQGEAEAAWRRLAAMTGDASLAPAPLLGEASVPPAMASWETALARLLAESPEMSAAMAGVDRARAEVRRACAEGKPDLTMQVGLQRDDASHDTLTSVQISAPLTLYDRNQGGVRRAQSELTAARREADRVELDLAARLATVYRSLQNSRTSAERHAEELMPRAEETLRLTEKGYTAGESPYLDLLTAQRTFYRTNLNYLAAVRDAWRAYNQIEGLLLTGGLDSARE, from the coding sequence GTGGCCTGCGCGATCGCGGGCTGCGCCGGCGGTCCGCGCGTGGCGGAAGTCAGTGACCCGCCAGCGACGCGTTACGCGCCCGAAGAGAGGATCGCGCGCGCCTCTTACGACGAGCCGGTGCTATTGCTCACGCCGGCGGAGGCGTCGCCGGTGCAGCCCACGGCCCTGACCGGCGGGCCGTCGCCGCTGAGTCTGGCGGACGTGGAATCGATGGCCCTCGCCAACAACCCAACCATCGCCCGCGAGCGGGCTCGTGCCGACGCGTTGCGCGGCGAATGGCTGCAGGTCGGGCTCAAGCCGAACCCGCGGGTCGGTTACTCCGGTCAGGAGATCGGCTCCGAAGGGTCGGCCGGCCAGCAGGGGGCGTTTGTCAGCCAGCGTTTCATCACGGGCGGCAAGCTGCAAAAACGCCGCGACGTGGTCGCCTACGAGATCCGACAAGCGAACGAGCGGCTGGCCGCTCAACAGCAGCGGGTGCTGACCGACGTGCGAGCGGCGTTCTACGACGCGCTCGTGGCCCAGGCCCGAGTCGGCGTCGCCAGCCGCTTGGAGGACTCTGCGCGTCAGGCCGCCGGGACGGTTACGCGTCTGCTCGACGCGCAGCAGGCGACGCGTGTCGCACAGCTGCAAGCCGAGGTCGAGGCCGAGTCGGTTGCGGTCGAGCGGATCACCGCCCAAGGCGAAGCCGAGGCCGCCTGGCGGAGGCTGGCGGCGATGACGGGCGACGCGTCGCTGGCGCCAGCGCCGCTCCTCGGTGAAGCAAGCGTGCCGCCCGCCATGGCGAGCTGGGAAACCGCGTTGGCTCGCTTGCTGGCCGAGAGCCCCGAGATGTCGGCCGCGATGGCGGGCGTCGACCGCGCCCGGGCAGAGGTGCGCCGCGCCTGCGCCGAGGGCAAGCCCGACCTCACGATGCAGGTCGGATTGCAACGCGACGACGCTTCGCACGACACGCTCACGAGCGTGCAGATCTCGGCGCCGCTGACGCTCTACGACCGCAACCAGGGAGGCGTGCGTCGTGCTCAATCAGAGCTGACCGCCGCCCGCCGCGAAGCGGACCGTGTCGAGCTCGACTTGGCGGCCCGGCTGGCGACCGTTTATCGATCGCTCCAGAACAGCCGCACGAGCGCCGAGCGACACGCCGAAGAGCTCATGCCGCGCGCCGAGGAAACGCTCCGTCTCACGGAAAAAGGCTACACCGCCGGCGAGTCGCCCTACCTTGATCTGCTCACCGCGCAACGGACTTTCTACCGCACAAATCTCAACTACCTTGCCGCCGTCCGCGACGCTTGGCGGGCGTATAACCAAATCGAGGGGCTGCTGCTGACCGGCGGCCTCGACTCGGCGCGCGAGTAG